A stretch of Colletotrichum lupini chromosome 2, complete sequence DNA encodes these proteins:
- a CDS encoding MFS transporter, with the protein MSAESTTLTVSQEIPLQELTSKEGSLLNTEGHVLGSNTDATGGLPAPTTTAEVVQRWNHPRSNLFRVLSCFFSLLVSGANDAAYGALIPYLETYYGLSYVVVSLVFLSPFVGYVLSAALNNYVHLKLGQRGIAVIASTCHIVAYIIISQHPPYPALVAAFVVAGFGNGLSDAGWNAYIGNMARANEVLGFLHAFYGVGGVIAPLIATTMINKANLGWWNFYHFMLGLASIELVWCTAAFWTQTGAVYRELVSHSRSDNAGGGLRTALLKRPYARVTWLCALFLLAYVGTEVSLGGWIVQFMIQVRKANNFDSGMTSVGFWLGITLGRAVLGFVTPRLGVKLAVSVYIPIAMALELVFWLVPHFYVSAVAVALQGFFLGPFFPAVVVAATKLLPRHLHVSTIGFAAAFGGSGAAILPFAVGALAQAKGVQVLQPIILAFLGIMLVLWLCLPRIGHKQE; encoded by the exons ATGTCTGCTGAGTCAACCACATTGACGGTCAGCCAGGAGATTCCCCTCCAGGAATTGACCTCGAAGGAAGGCAGCCTCCTGAATACCGAAGGTCATGTTCTAGGATCGAATACAGATGCGACGGGGGGCCTTCCGGCTCCGACGACAACAGCCGAAGTTGTGCAGAGATGGAATCACCCGAGGTCGAACCTCTTCAGAGTCCTATCTTGCTTCTTCAGTCTCCTCGTCTCCGGTGCGAATGATGCCGCCTACGGT GCTCTGATTCCCTAC CTCGAAACCTACTACGGCCTCTCCTACGTCGTCGTCTCCCTCGTCTTCCTCTCTCCCTTCGTCGGCTACGTCCTCTCGGCCGCCCTCAACAACTACGTCCACCTGAAGCTCGGCCAGCGCGGCATCGCCGTCATCGCCTCCACGTGCCACATCGTCGCCTACATCATCATCTCCCAGCACCCGCCCTACCCGGCGCTGGTGGCCGCCTTCGTCGTCGCCGGCTTCGGTAACGGCCTGAGCGACGCCGGGTGGAACGCGTACATTGGCAACATGGCGAGGGCCAACGAGGTCCTCGGCTTCTTGCACGCGTTTTATGGCGTCGGCGGCGTGATTGCCCCTTTGATTGCTACGACTATGATTAACAAGGCAAACTTGGGTTGGTGGAACTTTTACCACTTCATG CTCGGCCTGGCCTCCATCGAGCTCGTCTGGTGCACGGCGGCCTTCTGGACGCAAACCGGCGCAGTCTACCGCGAGCTGGTAAGCCACTCCCGCAGCGACAACGCCGGAGGCGGCCTCCGCACCGCTCTCCTCAAACGCCCCTACGCCCGCGTCACCTGGCTCTGcgccctcttcctcctcgcctACGTCGGCACCGAAGTCTCCCTCGGCGGCTGGATCGTGCAGTTCATGATCCAAGTCCGCAAAGCCAACAACTTCGACTCGGGCATGACCTCGGTCGGCTTCTGGCTGGGCATCACCCTCGGCCGCGCGGTCCTCGGCTTCGTGACCCCCAGGCTGGGCGTCAAGCTCGCCGTGTCGGTCTACATCCCCATCGCCATGGCGCTCGAGCTGGTGTTCTGGCTCGTGCCGCACTTTTACGTTTCTGCCGTGGCGGTCGCGCTTCAGGGGTTCTTCTTGGGTCCGTTTTTCCCGGCCGTTGTCGTCGCCGCGACGAAGCTGCTGCCGAGGCATCTTCATGTCAGCACCATTGGTTTTGCGGCGGCGTTTGGCGGCAGCGGAGCGGCGATCTTGCCATTTGCCGTCGGCGCGCTGGCGCAGGCGAAGGGTGTGCAGGTTTTGCAGCCGATCATCCTCGCCTTCTTGGGGATCATGCTCGTGTTGTGGCTGTGTCTGCCGAGGATTGGACATAAGCAGGAGTGA